AAGCGGAGTCGTCGACGATACGCGCGATCACCTCGCGGATATCGAACGGCTTGCGCGTATCGACAGGGATCACGCCGTAGATGCTCTGCGCGTCGTAACGCGGCGGTTTCGGCTCCTGCAGCGCCACCGGAACCTGCTTGGTACGGTTCAGATTACCCACGATGCTGCGCGCAATCCCCAGCGCATGCGCGTCGTTTTGCGCCAGATGATCGACCACGCCCGACAGGCGCGTGTGCACGTCGCCGCCACCGAGGTCTTCCGCGCTCACTACTTCGCCGGTCGCGGCTTTCACGAGCGGCGGCCCGCCGAGAAAAATCGTTCCCTGGTTCTTGACGATGATCGACTCGTCACTCATCGCCGGCACGTAAGCGCCACCCGCCGTGCACGAACCCATCACCACCGCGATCTGCGGAATGCCGGCTGCGGACAGGTTCGCCTGGTTGTAAAAGATGCGCCCGAAGTGATCGCGATCGGGGAACACGTCATCCTGATTCGGCAGATTGGCGCCGCCCGAATCCACCAGATACACGCACGGCAGATGGTTTTCAGCGGCAATCTCCTGCGCCCGCACATGTTTCTTCACGGTGACCGGATAGTACGTACCACCTTTGACAGTGGCGTCGTTGCAGACGATCACGCATTCCTGCCCGGCGATGCGGCCAATACCGGTGATCACGCCGGCACCCGGGGCATCGTCGTTATACATGCCGAACGCCGCCAGTTGCGACAGTTCCAGAAACGGCGTGCCCGGATCGAGCAGTTGCGCGATCCGGTCGCGCGGTAGAAGTTTTCCGCGTCCCACGTGCTTGTCGCGCGCGGCCTGCCCGCCGCCAAGCGCAAGCTTCTCGACTTTAGCGCGCAGGTCGGCAACCAGCACCTCAAGCGCGGCCGCGTTGTTGCGGAAGTCGTCCGAGCGGGGATTCAGCTTTGTTTCGATGATCGGCATTGCTTGGCTCTCCTGAGCGCCGCTGTTCTATGCGCCGCCCGGTTCGACCAGGCGGGTTGAGTGGCAACTGAGTGGCAACCGGGTGCCACCAGTCAGGCCGTTTCAGCAAACAGTTCGCGGCCGATCAGCATACGGCGGATCTCGCTGGTGCCCGCGCCGATCTCATAGAGCTTCGCATCGCGCCACAGACGGCCCACCGGGTACTCGTTGATGTAGCCGTTGCCGCCGAGGATCTGGATCGCTTCGCCGGCCATCCACGTGGCCTTTTCAGCGGTGTAGAGAATCACGCCGGCGCAGTCCTTGCGCATCTGGCGCACGTGCTCGGAACCCATTGTGTCCAGTTGGCGACCCACCGCGTACAGATACGCACGGCAAGCCTGCAGCGTGGTGTACAGATCGGCCACCTTGCCCTGGATCAGCTGGAATTCGCCGATCGACTGGCCGAACTGCTTGCGGTCATGAATATACGGAACCACCGCGTCCATCACCGCGACCATGATGCCGGTCGGGCCGCCTGCCAGCACGGCGCGCTCGTAATCGAGCCCGCTCATCAACACCTTCACGCCGCCGTTCAACTGGCCGAGGATATTTTCTTCCGGCACCTCGACGTTCTCGAACACCAGTTCGCCCGTGTGCGAGCCGCGCATGCCGAGCTTGTCGAGCTTCTGCGCCACCGAGAAGCCCTTCATGCCCTTCTCGACGATAAACGCCGTGATGCCGCGCGGGCCGGCTTCGAGATCGGTTTTCGCATAGACCACCAGCGTGTCGCAATCCGGGCCGTTGGTGATCCACATCTTGGTGCCGTTCAGCACATAGTGGTCACCCTTCTTGTCCGCGCGCAGCTTCATGCTGACCACGTCCGAGCCGGCGTTCGGCTCGCTCATGGCGAGTGCGCCGACGTGCTCGCCGGACACGAGCTTCGGCAAGTACTTGCGCTTTTGCGCCTCGGTGCCGTTGCGATGAATCTGGTTCACGCAGAGGTTCGAATGCGCGCCGTACGACAGACCCACCGAGGCCGACGCCCGCGAGATTTCCTCCATGGCGATCATGTGGGCCGTATAGCCCATATTGGCGCCGCCGTACTCCTCCGACACCGTCATGCCCAGCACGCCCAGGTCGCCGAATTTCTTCCACAGGTCCATCGGAAACTGGTCGGTGCGGTCGATTTCAGCGGCGCGCGGCGCGATTTCTTTCGCCGCAAAACCCGCGAGGCTGTCACGCAGCATTTCGATCTCTTCACCGAGCGGGAATTGCAAACCGGGCAGGTTACTCATTGCAGTGTCTCCAGGAATTCGTGGGATTAGCGAATTTCACGCTAGATTTACGTATACGTCAATAGGTATTTTTGAGTGATACTCAGATACGGGAAATGTACTCCAAAGCGCCGTTTCAGCGTGCTAAACTCGCCCACACCGGCAGCCTCCAAGGCTCAAAACTGAACTGGACTCATATGATGGCCGCATCGAAGCCTGCACCGACCGCCATGGCGAGGGCCACACCCAAGACAGAGGCGCTTGCATCGCGCCGCGAGCCGGCAGGGCGTAAATCGCAGCAACGCGTGAAGGAAATCCTTCAGGCAGGCCGCGACGTGTTCTCCGAAAAGGGTTACGAACGTGCGACCACGGCAGAGATTGCGCAACGGCTCGGCATCTCCGAGGCGACCGTGTTCAGTTATTTCCGCGGCAAGCGCGAGTTGTGCGCACGGGTGATCGGCGACTGGTACGACGAAATCATCGGTGCAATTGAAACGGGTCTGCCGCGCGACGGCAGCGTGAGGCAGCAATTCGCGTTCATCGTCCGCATGCATCTTCGTTTGATGCTGGTGAACGGCACGGATCTGTGCGCGCTGGTGCTTTCCGAGGGACGCGCGCGGCATCACGAGTTGAGCGAAGCGTTGACCGACCTGCAGCGGCGCTACACGGCACCGCTGATGCGCGTGCTCGCCCATGGCCAGGAAACCGGTCAGATTCGTGCGGATGTGCCGTTACGGCTGCTGCGCTCGATGGTGTTTGGACCCATGGAACACGTGCTGTGGGATGCGACGCTTGCCAATCGCCGCACGGATATCGAAGCCACTGCCGACAGTCTGATCGAGGTGCTGTGGGCGGCATTGCAGCCGCCCGAAGCGGCGCTCGCCGCCCTGGTGCAGTTCCGGCATGAGGTGGGTGAAGCGAGCCGGCGGCTGGAAAAGGCACAAGCGGCAGAAGCGGCGAAGGCAGCACATAAGGTCGCCAGCGCCTAGGAATGCGCAAGGTTCACACCGGCGCCACGCCCACGTAGTTCTCCGCCATCGCGGTAGCCGCTGCCCGCGAGGTAGTGACATGCTCGAGCTCCGCCACCTGAAGTTGCTGCTCGAACGGTGAGGCATCGTCGAGCCGGTGCATCATGCGCGTCATCCAGTACGAGAAGTGCTCCGCCCGCCAGACGCGTTTGAGCGCGGTAGCGCTGTAGTTATCCAGCAGATCCCGGCGGTTTTCCTCGTAAAAGGCCAGCAAGGCAGCGGTCAACACACGCACATCGGCGATCGCCAGGTTCATGCCCTTGGCGCCCGTCGGCGGCACGATATGGGCCGCATCGCCAGCCAGAAAGAGCCTGCCGTGCTGCATGGTGGTCGAGACAAAGCTGCGCATGGCAACAATGTTCTTCTGGAAGATCTTGCCGTCCACCACTTTCTGACCGTCGGAAGAATCGACCCGCGCGTGCATTTCGGCCCAGATGCGATCGTCGGACCAGTTGTCGACAGAGTCCTTCGGGTCGCACTGGAAATACATCCGTTGCACGTTCGCCGAACGGGTACTGACCAGCGCGAAACCCCGTTCGTGGCGCGCGTAGATCAGTTCGTCGGAAGACGCCGGCCCTTCGCACAGGATGCCAAACCATCCGAACGGATAGACGCGCTCATAGTCCTTGCGCAAGACCGCAGGAATCGACGCTCGTGACACTCCTTGCGACCCGTCGCAGCCAATCACGAAGTCGCACTGAAGCTCGCACGCCTCGCCTTGATGGCGAAAGCGGATCGAAGGCGTATCCGTATCGATACCGTGAATCGAAGTATCCGACACGCTGAACAGCAAGGTGCCACCCGCCTCCAGCCGCGCCGCCACGAGGTCCTTGATGACCTCGTGCTGGGCATAGACGGTGATCGAGTGGCCCGTTAGTCCGGTCAGGTCGATCCGGCGGCGCTTGCCCTCGTAAGCGAGTTCAAAGCCATGATGCAGCGCGCCCTCGGCCTTCATGCGCGCGCCGACACCGGCCTCGCAGAGCAGATCCATGGTGCCCTGCTCGAGAACGCCGGCGCGGATGGTGGATTCGATCTGCGCGCGCGTGCGCGATTCGAGCACGACGGACTCGATGCCACGCAGATGAAGCAGATGGGAAAGAAGCAGGCCTGCCGGCCCGGCGCCGATGATGCCGACTTGGGTACGCATAGATGTCTCCTGTCGCGGTCGGTGAGAGTTGGCGCTTTAGCGCTGACGCTCACCCCATGCAACGCAGTTGCGATTGGCGGTAATTGATTTGTGGATCAAGTGTGCCGACCGCGGACCGTATCGCGCAACGCTATATGACAGATAACAACTATGCCGTTTTGAGATAAGGTCGTGACTTCAGGTCAACATCGGCGTCAAGTCCGGATCGCCTTTGGCCATCGCCCGCTGATAAGCAGGCCTTGCACCGATGCGCTGCAGGTACGCGAGTATGTTGGGATAAGGCGTGAGATCGAGAGGATGGAACAGGCGCATCGTGGTCAGCGAGAAAACGCTCATGATGTCGGCTGCGGTGAATTCGTTGCCCGCGAGATAGTCGTTCTGCGCGAGGCGCGTCTCGACCAGTGCCAGCACTTTTTCAAGGCGATCGAGCGACGACGTTTGAACCGGATGGTCCGGCGCCAGTCCGCAACGTCCCACAGTCATGGTTCGAAGCATGACCGGCTGCAGATTGCCGTTGGCGAAGTGAAACCAGTAGAGATACGAAGCAAAATCCGCATGGTCCGGTGCGTGCTGCAAACGTCCATGACCATAGCGGGCGAGGATGAACTCGACGATAGCAGCGGACTCGGCCAGCAACATGCCGTCGACTTCCACAAGCGGCGCCGCGCCAAGCGGATGCAGCGCCTTCAGCTCCGGCGGCGACAGGCGCGTGACGGAGTCGCGCGTGTATTTCTCGAGCTCGTAGGGAACGCCGAGCTCTTCGCAGAGCCACACGATCCGTTCGGATTGCGAGTGGCCCAGGTGATGGATCTTCAGCATGTAACTTTCCTTGTAAGAAGCGTGGCGGTGATCAGGCGGGGTTCAATGGACAAGCGTGCCACCTCGCGTTTCAGGTTCCATGTAACCTGAATTCCAATACGTTAGCGTGAAAGTCGCCACTCTTGACATGGTCGCGCTCGCAACTCATGGACACATGCAATCGGATTTGCCAGGATAAGGGAAGGCATCGAACTTGCTGAGCCCCCTGGAGAGTCGTCGCACCACGAGGCACCCCAAACAACGAGGACAACCGCATATGGCAACGCGCACGAAACCGCAGATCAGGGTCGGCATTGGCGGCTGGACGTACGCCCCATGGAGAGGCGTGTTCTATCCAGAGGACCTGACGCAAAAGCGCGAACTGGAATACGCGAGCCGCCAGTTGACCGCCATCGAAATCAACGGCACCTTCTACGGTTTGCAAAAGCCCGAGAGCTACATGAAGTGGCACGACGAGACACCCGACGATTTCGTGTTCTCGCTCAAGGCGCCGCGCTACGCAACCAACCGGCGCGTGCTGGCCGAAGCCGGTGACAGCATGGAGCGCTTCTTCGGCAGCGGCCTCACCCACCTGAAAAACAAGCTCGGGCCGATCAACTGGCAATTCGCCACAACCAAGCAATTCGATGCAGAGGATTTCGAAGCATTTCTGACGCTGCTGCCCAAAAAGCTGGACGGGCTCACGTTGAGGCATGCGGTCGAAGTCCGGCACGAGAGCTTCCGTAGCGAGGCCTTTGTCGCGCTGGCGCGCAAATACGGCGTCGCTATCGTGCTCGCGGCGGACGGCGAGTATCCGCAGATCGCCGACCTCACCGCGCCCTTCGTGTACGCCCGGATCATGGGGACTTCCGAAAAGCAGGCCCAGGGCTATTCGAAGAAGGCGCTCGACACATGGGCGGAACGGGCCAGCCAGCTCGCCGCGGGCACTGTACCGGACGACCTCGAACCGGTCGCAGCAGACACCGGTGCGAAAAAGGGACGCGACGTATACCTCTATGTGATCAGCGGCTTTAAGGAACGCAATCCCGCAGCAGCGCGAGGGATCATCGAGCGACTACATCAATAACTCATCCGCCCTCGAAAGAAACAGCTTCAACACCGCAGACGTATTCGATTTGCTGTAGCCGATCACCAGATCGATCGTCGGCGCCTCGCCTTCGAGCGGACGGCTCACCACCGACCACGGCAGCAGATTGTTCGCGTACTCGGGCATCAGCGCCAGACCGCGCGTAGAGGCTACTAACGACATCGCCATCGCGAGGTTGTCGACACCATGTTCGGGCGCGACCTCGATCGCCTTGTCCTTCAGATACTTCAAGATCACCTGATGCAGCACCTTGGCCTTGTTGGTCGCCATGATGAAAGGCTCACCCGCGAAATCCCCGGGTCGGATGGTGGCCCGCTCAGTGAGGCGGTGATCGCTCGGCATCAGCACGACCAGTTTCTCCTGGCTCACGACGCGATAGTCGAGATCGAAGCCCGGTTCCGCGCGTAGAAACGCGAGGTCGAGCTTGCCGCGCGCGAGGGCGTCCGCCAGATCCGGCGAGTAGTGGCTCGACACCGTCACGTCGACCTTCGGCAATTCCTCGCGCAGCACCTGCATCGCGCGCGGCAACCACGTCATTTCCTGCCCTGTCAGAAAGCCGAGCGCAAAGACCGGCTTGCTCGGCTGCGCCGCGCGCCGCGCCGCTTCGCCCGCTGCATCCACCTGCGAGAGCGCGAGCCGCGCGTGATCGAGAAACGCCTTGCCTGCGGCCGTCAGTTCGACCCCGCGCGCGCTGCGGCTAAACAGGTCGGCACCGACCTCCTCCTCCAGATCGCGGATCTGCCGGCTCAACGACGGCTGCGAAGTGAACAGCCGACGCTCGGCCGCGACCGTCAGGCTGCCAGTCTCGGCAACCGCAATGAAATACCGCAAATGGCGTAGTTCCATAGGCCCTCTAATTCGATCCATGCCTGACAGGCATGCCTGCCAGCTTACAAAGTCTTTTAGCTTTCGACAAGACCTCACTACATTACCGATCAGGCGGCGACGGGACGGCGGTCCACTCAGGACGGCGACCCGAAGCCGATTTCAATCCATGCTTGCAATATATATCTACCCAGCAACGGAAAGATCGTGGCTCACCTGTTCACTCCCAGAAAAGTCGGCGATTTCGGTGTTCGGCGCCGAGCGCGTAGGTGTGCGGATCTCGCCGTCCGGCGAATGGGGCGGTATCTCCGATAGCAACCCGGAAGCCACCTTTAGCTACGTGGCTAAAGTACTCGACGGTTACGGTTTGGCCTATCTTCACGTGATCGAACCGCACATCAAAGGAGACGACACGTTGCATGAAGGTCACGCACCGGCGGCGGTGAAGTATCTGCGCCCGCACTTCTCAGGTCCGATCATCGCCGCAGGCGGCTTCGATGGCGCCAGTGCCGAAGCGATCGTCGCATCCGGCGATGCCGATCTGGTGGCTTTCGGTCGTCACTTCTCGTCGAACCCGGATCTGCCCTATCGCCTGCAGCACAACCTGCCGCTCACGCCATACGTGCGCTCCGCGTTCTGGGGCGGCGACGAAAAGAACTACTCGGACTTCCCGGCTTACGAAGAAGCCGAGACGGTGTGCTCCTGAGCACTCGCCGTAACGCTCAACGCACGACACCACCAGCATCCACTCACATCACGAGGTTTCTATGTCACGCATAGTTCAGTTTGCCAAAGCCGGCGCTCCCGAAGTACTCGAATTCGTCGAGCATCAGGTGCAAGCCCCCGGCCCGCATGAAGTTCGCATTAAAGTGAAGGCAATCGGCATCAACCGCGCCGAATCGATGTGGCGTCTCGATGACTATATCGAGCCCGTCAAGTTTCCGGCCGTTCTGGGGTACGAGGCCGCCGGCGTCGTCGATGCGGTGGGACCGGAGGTGAACGGCATCGCGGCCGGCGACGAAGTCAACGTCATGCCGTCGTTCTCGATGAACAGCTACGGCACGTACGGCGAAATCGTCATCGTGCCGGAACATGCGGTCGTGAAGCATCCCAAGTCGCTGTCCTATGCTGAGGGCGCCTCGGTGTGGATGATGTTCGTCACTGCATACGGCGCGCTGATCGAAGACGCCAAGGTCACGAAGGGCGACTTCGTCATCATTCCGGCGGCCTCGAGCAGCGTGGGACTTGCGGCGATCCAGATCGCCAATTACGCGGGCGCAACCTCGATCGCGCTCACACGCACCTCGGAAAAGCGTCAGCAGTTGCTCGACGCCGGCGCGGCACACGTGATTGCCACGGAAGAAACCGACCTGGTGCAAGAGGTCAAGCGCATCACGGGCGGCAACGGTGCACGCGTCGCCTTCGACCCGGTCGGCGGCCCGACCTTGACCAAACTGGTCGAGGCGTTGTCCTTCAACGGCATCCTGTACATCTATGGCGCGCTCAGCACCGATGTCACGCCGCTGCCGATCCTCGACATGATCGCCAGGGTCATCACTGTCAAAGCTCACAACATCTGGCTGACGAGCGGTGACGAGGCCCGGCGCAAGGCCGCGGTCGAATATGTCCTGAAGGGGCTGGAAAGCGGCGCGCTCAAGCCAGTGATCGACCGCACCTTCAAGTTCGACGAAATGGTTGAGGTGCACCGCTATCTGGAGAAAAACGGCCAGTTCGGCAAGATCGTCGTCACTGTCTGAGCACAAGGGGCGCCTCGCCGCGCCCCTTCATTGTTGGCCGAACCCAAACATTGTTTTCAGGGAACGCGCATTTATCTCGCGTGAGCCGGCCGATAAGATGCGTTCGAGGGTGTCGCCAATGACACCAGCCTTCCGCCTTCAGCCCCGTTGTGCCGCGCGCCGTCACGACGGGCGTTCGCGTCTTTGCGACGCGTCGCGGGTTGCCGCGCTCAGCCGTCCCGACCCGTCGTGGCGGGCAGAAGCGGTCCTGGAGAGCGGAATCAGATAAAGGATTCGACGTGAACGTTACAGGACCCGAGCCAGACCTGGCAGCCACGATGAACGCACCCACGGGGCGCAGCCGGCACCTGAAGGCAGATGCGGCGCAGCGTAACAGTGTGGTTGAACGTGCCTTTTCGACCGCTGGCGAGTCGCTTGCGCGTCCCCGCCTCGCAGATCCATGGGCAGTGGTGATTGCCGGATTGAAAGAAAGCGCCTTGTCCACGCAGGACGAGATGCCTGATAGCGATGTGGAAGAAGCGGCGGGTACGGGCCGCATGCAAGGCGCGCCTCGCCTCTCCGCGACGCGCTCGGGTCGCGATTGCGCCAATCCGGCGCGCCGGGGTGCAGCGGCTGATCGTTCGCGCGGAAGGGCCGCCGACAACAAAAGCGCCGTGGTGACGTTTGTCGAGCGTTTCACCGCCAAATCGGTTTCGATTACGTGGCGCGACTCCACCGCCGCCAACTACTGCGAACAGTTGTGGATTCGCAGGATCGCGCGCTCGCAGGGCGTTTGCGCCATCACGGGATCCAGCATCGTACGCGGCGACGCGGTTTATGGGCCCGCGGGCCGCACTGCGGCACGGCCGGCCAATGCCGCGCAAATGGTGCTCGCCGAAGCGATCGAGGAACTCGAAGCGTCGCTGTAACGCGCATCGAATCTGCAGGGTGGTCTTCTGGCCGCGCGACGGTACAACAGCGCGGCCAGATCACCAGACTGTGGCTGCCTGGAAGGTTTTTTTGATTTTCCGGTCATGCACGCCACACCATACTTTCATTTCCCCGACACCTTCCTATAGCAAGCCTCATTGGGCCACTCAGCGCCCATCATGCGGCATTGCGTTTGCAGCACATGCCCACGAGGCATGGCCACCAGCCCACAAAGTCTTTTTCCTTTGTGCTGTGCACCCCTAAATTAGCTCTCATGGCAGCGACGCGAACGTCCACCCCCCGCGCGTCACAGCTCTGAACTACCGGATGACGAACACGCATCCGAACTTCACAGGCACAGCAGCTTTTAACCTCACTGGAGATTGACCATGACTAGCCTGACTGGAAAAACCGCCCTTGTCACCGGCGCTTCGCGTGGCATCGGCCGCGCCAGCGCCCTCGCACTCGCCAGACAGGGCGCAGAGGTCCTGATTCACTACAGCAGTGGCGAGAAGGAAGCCGACGCTGTCGTTGCCGAGATCCGCGCAACCGGCGGCAAGGCAGAGAAGGTTGGCGCCAATCTGCGCGCGGCAGACGGTCCGCACAAGCTGGCAGCAGCGGTGCGTGAAATGGTCGGCGAACGGCTGGACGTTCTGGTGGCCAATGCCGGCATCTCCAAGGCCGCGAGCATCGAGGACACCACCGTTGAAGATTTCGACGATCTGTTCGCGGTGAATGTGCGGGCGCCCTACTTCCTCGTGCAACAGCTGCTGCCGGTGCTTGGCCAGGGCAGTAGCGTCGTACTGCTGTCGTCGCTTGCCGCCCATTCCGCGGTGGGCGTGCTGTCGGCCTATGCCTCGACCAAAGGCGCGGTCGATACGCTCGTCAAGCATTTCGCCTCCGCACTCGGCGAACGTGGCATACGCGTGAATGCGGTTGCGCCTGGCGTAGTCGCCACCGACATGTCGAACTTCACGAAGACGGATGCCGGTCGCGACATCACGCTAGGCATGCAGGCATTGAAGCGCATCGCGCAGCCCGACGACATTGCCGGTGCGGTCGCGTTCCTCGCTTCCGATGCAGCCCGCTGGGTCACGGGCGACACGCTGCACGTGGATGGCGGCTCGAAGCTCTGATTGAACAGTAAGCCGGAGGCCGCATTTGTTATTTCGCCGGACGTCCGAACGCGTATGGTCTAGCCTGTCTTCATGTGATCGAACCGCGTGTGACAGGCACCGAGGCACTCGTGGAAGACCTGGCACCGTTCGCGTCACGGTTCCTGCGCAAAATCGTCAAAGGGCCGATCATAGGGGCAGTGGCCCGCAACACCCGTCTCGCCGAGCGCGGCCCACGCTGCGCGGCGAATCAACCCAAGGAGTGTTTCAATGTCAAGCAACCTGAACCAGACAGGCAAGACCGTCAAGATTCCAGGCGCCGATCATCCGATCACCGTCGAGCCGAACCCGGCGCGCATCGTCGTCAAGCTCGGCGGCAAGGTGATCGCCGACACCCGCGAAGCATTGACGTTGCGCGAAGCGGCCTACCCTGCTGTCCTGTACATCCCCAGAAAGGACACGGACATGACGCTGCTGGAGCGCACCGAACATACGACCTATTGTCCGTACAAAGGCGATTGCTCGTATTTCTCGATCCCGTCGGGCGGAGAGCGTTCGGTCAATTCGGTCTGGACCTATGAACATCCGTACACGGCAGTCGCGGCAATCAAGGATCACCTCGCCTTCTATCCGGACCGTGTAGATTCGATCGAAGTGCACGCCTGAGCCGGCGAACTTCGCGACTTCATGACGGTTATGACTTACCGCGTGCGCAGCCTCCCGGCTTGCTCACGCGGTCCCTCTCTTCAACGATCTTCCACAGACGACCGCTCACCCGCCAAACACCTCGACCATCTGGGCATTGAACCCGTTCACGAGTTCATGCTCACCCGGCCCGGGATTGCCGCGGAACAGCATGGCCGCGTCCACCAGCACCTCATCGGTGTCCGTACCGAGCACTGCGACAGTCTCGTTGATAAACGCATCCAGCGGCATCGCCTGTTCAGCTTCGCGGCTGTTCATCAGGTCGGTGCGCACCCACGGCGGCGCGATTTCGAGGACTCGCACCGTGGTATCGCGCAACATGAAGCGCTGCGACATGATGTATGAATGCAACGCGGCCTTGGTCGACGAATACACTGCAGTCACGGCCAGCGGCACGAACGCCAGCACTGAGGTCGTATAAGCGACCACCGCATTGTTCTTCGTCTTGAGATGCCCGAGCAGCGCCGAGGTCATGCGGATCGGCCCGATCAGATTGGTCTCGACGGTAGAAACCAGCAGCACATCGTCGATCCGGCCCGCAGCGCTATCCGGTTGCATGATGCCGGCGTTATTGATCAGCACATTGAAGTCGGGATAGTCGCGGATCAGTTGCGCCGCGGCCCGCTCGATGCTTGCCGCGTCAGTCATGTCCAGCTCGATGGCGGCCATGCCGGGGTTGGCTGCGACCACCTCGTCGAGAAGGCCGCGACGGCGTCCGCTAATGATCACCTTGTTGCCGCGCTGATGCAGCGCCTCGGCCAATGCGCGCCCGATACCTGAGGTGCCGCCTGTGATAAA
The sequence above is drawn from the Paraburkholderia phenazinium genome and encodes:
- a CDS encoding SDR family NAD(P)-dependent oxidoreductase, with protein sequence MTSLTGKTALVTGASRGIGRASALALARQGAEVLIHYSSGEKEADAVVAEIRATGGKAEKVGANLRAADGPHKLAAAVREMVGERLDVLVANAGISKAASIEDTTVEDFDDLFAVNVRAPYFLVQQLLPVLGQGSSVVLLSSLAAHSAVGVLSAYASTKGAVDTLVKHFASALGERGIRVNAVAPGVVATDMSNFTKTDAGRDITLGMQALKRIAQPDDIAGAVAFLASDAARWVTGDTLHVDGGSKL
- a CDS encoding DUF427 domain-containing protein — protein: MSSNLNQTGKTVKIPGADHPITVEPNPARIVVKLGGKVIADTREALTLREAAYPAVLYIPRKDTDMTLLERTEHTTYCPYKGDCSYFSIPSGGERSVNSVWTYEHPYTAVAAIKDHLAFYPDRVDSIEVHA
- a CDS encoding SDR family oxidoreductase encodes the protein MKLTGNTIFITGGTSGIGRALAEALHQRGNKVIISGRRRGLLDEVVAANPGMAAIELDMTDAASIERAAAQLIRDYPDFNVLINNAGIMQPDSAAGRIDDVLLVSTVETNLIGPIRMTSALLGHLKTKNNAVVAYTTSVLAFVPLAVTAVYSSTKAALHSYIMSQRFMLRDTTVRVLEIAPPWVRTDLMNSREAEQAMPLDAFINETVAVLGTDTDEVLVDAAMLFRGNPGPGEHELVNGFNAQMVEVFGG